The following proteins are encoded in a genomic region of Moorena sp. SIOASIH:
- a CDS encoding non-ribosomal peptide synthetase, giving the protein MNLIQFLQDLSLKGVKLWSDEGKLRTEGSQEVLTTDVMAELEQYKSEILQLLRENPDISQVHPLSYGQKGLWFLWQLSPQGHNHNVSFSVRIYSKVDITIWQQVFQALRERHPLLRSKFPKLGEQPIQQLHQHQELDFLQIDASSWSEEELNKKVVEAHRHPFNLETEPVMRVRWFTCSEQDHIMLLTIHHIALDGWSWNLIAKELPQLYQAQLNGLEASLPPLQYSYQDYVSWQKELVEGQEGEQLWNYWQQRLGGELPVLNLPTDKPRPPIQIDNGGSYPFKLSEKLTEQLKELAQTEGATLYMTLLAAFQVLLYRYTGQEDILVGSLTSGRTKAEFASLVGYFVDSVVMRADLSGNLSFRDFLSQVRQTVLGALAHQDYPFALLVDKLQLERDSSRAPLFQAGFVLKKFQESQDVPKCFFSSKKTLMNWGGLEVEPFLLEQYESQYDLFLEMFEEDSSLVGFLKYNAELFDEQTIARIAGHFQNLLEEIVNDPQQRVTALPLMTEVELDQILVEWNNTKTDYPNDKCIHQLFEEQVEKKPNAIAVVFEEQKLTYSQLNSKANQLAHYLQKLGVVPETLVGICVERSVEMVVGLLAILKAGGAYVPLDPAYPQERLEYMFADSQVSVLLTQEQLLAQLPQHQAQVVFLDKDWEKIATETPEKVESEVSPQNLAYVIYTSGSTGKPKGVLVEHKGLCNLATVQMQGFQVNSNSRVVQFASLSFDASIWEIVMALGSGASLYMGSRDTLMPGVGMSQWLRNNKITHITIPPSALAVMPKEELPDLKTIVVAGEACPPELISQWSVGRQFVNAYGPTESTVCATMAECSPESSVASIGRAIGNTQIYILDRNLQPVPIGVPGEIYIGGVGLARGYLNREDLTNQRFIPNPFDNSKVNPLLEGIQKSKLYNTGDLGRYLGDGNIEFIGRIDHQVKVRGYRIETGEIEATLTQHPSVKQTVVVAREDNSGAQGLVAYIVPEVESSITSNPELSNTQINSWQNLFNQQIDEQKSEVTDPLFNISGWRSSYDNQSLAEIQMRIWAGDIVGQVLAHKPKKVYEIGCGTGLLLFQIAPHTQAYDGIDISRISLEYIQQQILQEPEKYAHVNLAQKRADEIGDIASQSFDMVIINSVIQYFMNVEYLLQVISEAIRIVKPGGIIFLGDIQSLPLMKAFHSSVQLYQATPSLSVEQLKLKIDKQMEQEQELLISPELFVALKEKHPEITHVQIRLERGREQNEMNKYRYSVLLHIEAQAASIIAPTVESGADMSAQEIETYLRDHEPESICFSGLVNGRVANDVGLVELLSQPESKQNVQQLRQTLESKAVNGIDPERLYELSSDNGYSLELCWSAEGRGELMDGVFVRSELAKEGIVLTPLTQKSVVASNWHHYGNNPLSSELGKQLVPQLREYLELRLPEYMMPSELMVLSQLPLTPNGKVDRKALPVPDVASSVSTEYVAPQTQTQKVLTEIWQEVLGIEKVGIHDNFFFDLGGHSLKATQVVSRIPQAFDIEFPLNKIFESSTVESISKYIDACIWAAKTHQITQNNTANQRNQGVI; this is encoded by the coding sequence ATGAACTTAATTCAATTCTTACAAGACCTTTCTCTCAAAGGGGTTAAATTATGGAGTGATGAAGGAAAGTTAAGAACTGAAGGTTCCCAAGAAGTACTGACCACTGATGTTATGGCCGAATTAGAGCAGTATAAATCAGAAATCTTACAGTTACTAAGGGAAAATCCAGATATATCCCAAGTCCATCCCCTCTCTTATGGTCAAAAAGGTCTCTGGTTTTTGTGGCAGCTATCACCCCAGGGTCATAATCATAATGTGTCATTTTCGGTTCGGATCTACTCTAAGGTAGATATAACTATTTGGCAACAAGTTTTTCAAGCTCTAAGGGAAAGACATCCGCTACTACGGAGTAAATTCCCGAAGTTGGGCGAACAACCAATCCAACAACTACATCAACATCAAGAGTTAGACTTCTTACAGATAGATGCTTCTAGTTGGAGTGAAGAGGAGTTAAACAAAAAGGTAGTTGAAGCTCACAGACATCCTTTTAACCTAGAAACAGAACCAGTTATGCGAGTTAGGTGGTTCACTTGTTCCGAGCAAGACCATATTATGTTACTGACAATACACCACATTGCTTTAGATGGTTGGTCATGGAACTTAATTGCCAAAGAGCTACCACAACTTTACCAAGCTCAACTAAATGGGCTTGAGGCATCCCTACCACCACTACAGTATTCTTATCAAGATTATGTTAGTTGGCAAAAGGAGTTAGTAGAAGGACAAGAAGGAGAACAACTATGGAACTATTGGCAACAAAGATTGGGCGGGGAATTACCTGTATTGAATTTGCCTACAGACAAACCACGACCCCCTATACAGATTGATAATGGTGGCAGCTATCCCTTCAAATTATCCGAAAAGTTGACTGAACAACTGAAGGAACTAGCTCAAACAGAGGGTGCAACTCTTTATATGACTCTGTTGGCTGCTTTTCAAGTGCTTCTGTATCGTTACACCGGTCAAGAGGATATTTTAGTAGGTTCTCTTACTTCTGGTAGAACAAAAGCGGAGTTTGCTTCTCTTGTTGGTTACTTTGTGGACTCAGTAGTGATGAGAGCAGATTTGTCAGGGAATCTCTCTTTTAGAGATTTCCTCTCTCAAGTACGCCAGACAGTCCTGGGAGCACTAGCTCATCAAGATTATCCCTTTGCTTTATTGGTAGATAAGTTACAGCTAGAACGTGACTCCAGTCGTGCTCCTCTTTTTCAGGCTGGCTTTGTACTAAAAAAATTCCAGGAATCTCAAGATGTGCCAAAGTGTTTTTTTAGCAGCAAAAAAACCTTGATGAATTGGGGAGGACTTGAAGTAGAACCATTTTTACTCGAACAGTATGAAAGTCAATATGATTTATTCCTGGAAATGTTTGAAGAAGACTCATCTCTGGTTGGGTTCTTAAAATACAATGCTGAGTTATTTGATGAGCAAACTATTGCCCGAATTGCTGGTCATTTCCAGAACTTGTTAGAAGAGATAGTGAACGATCCGCAACAGAGAGTAACAGCACTACCATTAATGACAGAGGTAGAGCTAGACCAAATACTGGTAGAATGGAACAATACGAAAACAGATTACCCAAATGACAAATGTATTCATCAGTTATTTGAGGAACAGGTAGAGAAAAAACCAAATGCAATAGCAGTAGTATTTGAAGAACAAAAGCTGACCTATTCCCAATTAAATAGTAAAGCCAATCAACTAGCCCATTACTTGCAAAAATTGGGAGTAGTTCCAGAAACCCTAGTGGGAATATGTGTAGAGCGTTCAGTAGAGATGGTAGTAGGTTTATTAGCCATACTCAAAGCCGGAGGAGCTTATGTGCCATTAGACCCGGCCTATCCCCAAGAACGCCTAGAATATATGTTCGCTGACTCCCAAGTGTCAGTGTTACTAACTCAAGAACAATTATTAGCTCAACTCCCCCAACATCAAGCCCAAGTAGTCTTTCTAGATAAAGATTGGGAAAAAATAGCCACAGAAACACCAGAAAAAGTAGAGAGTGAAGTCAGCCCCCAAAATTTAGCTTATGTAATTTATACATCAGGTTCCACAGGTAAACCGAAAGGAGTCTTGGTAGAACACAAGGGACTGTGTAATCTGGCTACAGTTCAAATGCAAGGATTTCAAGTCAACTCCAACAGCAGAGTCGTTCAGTTCGCATCATTAAGTTTCGATGCCTCCATCTGGGAAATAGTCATGGCTTTAGGTTCAGGAGCCAGTTTGTATATGGGCAGCCGAGATACCTTAATGCCTGGAGTGGGTATGAGTCAGTGGTTGCGGAATAACAAAATCACCCATATCACGATACCCCCCTCAGCTCTGGCAGTGATGCCCAAAGAAGAATTACCTGATTTAAAGACCATAGTAGTAGCAGGAGAAGCTTGCCCACCAGAGCTAATATCTCAGTGGTCTGTGGGGCGACAATTTGTGAACGCCTACGGACCAACAGAATCAACAGTATGTGCTACCATGGCCGAATGCTCACCAGAGTCTTCTGTGGCATCCATAGGTAGGGCGATCGGCAATACTCAAATCTACATCCTAGACAGAAATTTACAACCAGTCCCCATAGGAGTACCTGGTGAAATTTATATCGGTGGTGTTGGTTTAGCTCGTGGGTATCTCAACCGAGAGGATTTAACAAATCAGAGATTTATCCCCAATCCCTTTGACAACTCAAAAGTCAACCCCCTCCTTGAGGGAATTCAAAAGTCAAAATTATATAATACGGGGGATTTAGGCCGTTATCTAGGTGATGGGAATATAGAATTTATCGGGCGGATAGACCACCAAGTTAAAGTGCGAGGATACCGGATAGAAACTGGAGAAATAGAAGCAACCTTAACTCAACATCCCAGTGTAAAACAAACAGTAGTAGTAGCCAGGGAAGATAACTCAGGTGCTCAAGGTCTAGTAGCATATATAGTACCTGAAGTTGAAAGCAGTATCACATCAAACCCAGAACTCTCAAACACTCAAATCAATAGTTGGCAAAACCTATTTAACCAACAAATTGATGAACAGAAGAGTGAAGTAACTGACCCATTATTCAACATCTCAGGTTGGCGCAGCAGTTACGACAACCAATCCTTAGCAGAAATTCAAATGCGAATTTGGGCAGGGGATATTGTAGGTCAAGTATTAGCACATAAACCGAAAAAAGTATATGAAATAGGTTGTGGAACCGGGTTGCTACTATTTCAAATAGCACCCCACACACAAGCCTATGATGGCATCGATATATCTAGGATTTCACTAGAGTATATCCAACAACAAATACTCCAGGAACCAGAGAAATATGCTCATGTCAATTTAGCACAGAAAAGAGCAGATGAGATAGGTGACATAGCATCTCAAAGCTTCGATATGGTGATTATAAACTCGGTGATTCAATACTTTATGAATGTAGAGTATTTGTTACAAGTAATATCTGAGGCAATTCGGATAGTCAAACCAGGAGGGATAATTTTCTTAGGGGATATCCAGAGTTTACCATTAATGAAAGCATTTCACAGTTCGGTGCAACTGTATCAAGCAACTCCATCATTGTCAGTAGAACAACTCAAGCTAAAGATAGACAAACAAATGGAGCAGGAGCAAGAATTGCTAATATCACCAGAGTTGTTTGTAGCTCTCAAAGAAAAACACCCAGAAATAACTCATGTACAAATACGTTTAGAGAGGGGAAGGGAGCAAAACGAAATGAATAAATATCGCTATAGCGTACTGTTGCATATAGAAGCCCAAGCAGCATCAATAATAGCACCGACTGTAGAAAGTGGAGCGGATATGAGTGCTCAAGAGATAGAAACTTATCTGCGAGACCATGAGCCAGAATCAATTTGCTTTAGTGGTTTAGTCAATGGCAGAGTAGCTAATGACGTAGGTTTAGTGGAGTTGTTATCACAGCCAGAATCAAAACAGAATGTGCAGCAGTTGAGGCAGACGTTAGAGTCAAAGGCAGTCAATGGCATCGACCCAGAGAGGTTATATGAACTGAGTTCGGATAATGGGTATAGCTTAGAGTTGTGTTGGTCTGCAGAAGGAAGAGGAGAATTGATGGATGGGGTATTTGTGCGCAGTGAGTTAGCTAAAGAAGGGATAGTGTTAACACCCCTAACTCAAAAATCGGTGGTAGCAAGTAACTGGCATCATTATGGGAATAATCCCTTGAGTTCCGAGCTAGGAAAGCAACTGGTACCACAGTTGAGAGAGTATCTGGAGTTGCGGTTGCCAGAATATATGATGCCATCGGAGTTGATGGTGTTGTCGCAACTGCCTCTGACTCCTAACGGTAAGGTAGACCGTAAAGCTTTGCCTGTACCGGATGTGGCTAGTAGTGTGTCAACGGAGTATGTAGCTCCCCAGACACAGACACAGAAAGTATTAACAGAGATTTGGCAAGAAGTGTTAGGAATAGAAAAGGTGGGAATACATGATAACTTCTTTTTTGATTTGGGTGGGCATTCTTTGAAAGCAACTCAAGTTGTATCTCGAATACCACAAGCTTTTGACATAGAGTTTCCTTTAAACAAAATATTTGAATCTTCTACAGTGGAAAGTATAAGTAAGTATATAGATGCGTGTATTTGGGCGGCTAAAACACATCAAATTACCCAAAATAACACAGCTAACCAACGTAATCAAGGAGTTATATAG
- a CDS encoding polyketide synthase — translation MNTKWGGFLEQVDKFDPQFFGISPRETQTMDPQQRLLLELAWEALEDAGQPPEELAGTPTGVFMGISSFDYYELIAQNTSNFTTYTGTGNLNCINANRLSYFFDFLGPSMAIDTACSSSLVAVH, via the coding sequence ATGAACACTAAATGGGGAGGCTTTTTAGAACAAGTAGATAAGTTTGACCCACAATTTTTTGGTATTTCTCCCCGAGAAACCCAAACAATGGACCCACAGCAACGGCTATTGCTGGAACTAGCTTGGGAAGCTTTAGAAGACGCAGGACAACCACCAGAAGAATTAGCAGGTACGCCTACAGGCGTATTTATGGGTATATCAAGCTTCGACTACTACGAACTCATTGCCCAAAACACCAGTAACTTTACTACCTATACTGGTACTGGTAACCTAAATTGTATCAATGCAAATCGTCTCTCGTACTTTTTCGACTTCCTTGGGCCGAGCATGGCAATAGATACAGCTTGTTCCTCATCCCTAGTAGCAGTTCATTAA
- a CDS encoding beta-ketoacyl synthase N-terminal-like domain-containing protein — translation MINQEPIAIIGMGCRFPGAKNLEAFWELLCNGVDAITEVPPARMG, via the coding sequence ATGATAAATCAAGAACCAATTGCAATTATAGGTATGGGATGCCGTTTTCCAGGAGCTAAAAATCTAGAAGCATTTTGGGAATTATTATGCAATGGTGTAGATGCAATAACAGAAGTACCACCTGCCCGGATGGGATAA